Genomic window (Phragmites australis chromosome 5, lpPhrAust1.1, whole genome shotgun sequence):
ttgatgaatacaaggtgtcAGATCAATTTTGAGCGGaggcaatcaacaccgcatgtcaTGCCATCAACTGGTTATATCTCcataagatcttgaagaagaccgcttTTGAGCTTCTAAttggtaacaaaccaaatgtttcatactttaaagtctttggtagcaaattatttattttgaataagaaagcaaagagttctaaatttgctcctaaagtagatgaaggctttatgcttggttatggatcaaataccTATGCctatcgtgttttcaacaaaacctccagttgtgttgaaattgcatgggatgtgacatttgatgaatctaacggctcccaagtggagcaagttgatcctaatattttaggtgatgaagaaattccaagcgaagcaatcaagaagatggcaattactgaaatcaagcctcaagaaccGCAAGAGCAACAAgtggctcaaaatgatcaaactcaaccatcttcatcaactctagTGGAGCCACcaacatcaattcaagatcaaggtgaaaataaacttcaagaccaagatcaagctcatgatgactccaaTAAATTCttggatgatgatgaagtgaaagatattcaaccccaatcccaagtgccacacgcacgtgttcatcaaagcatccaaagagattacccggtggacaacatacttagtgatatacaaaagggggtaactactcgttctagaattgcaaatttttgtgaatattactcctttgttttctctttagaacctttgaaggtagaagattCTCTTagagatccggattgggtgatggtcATGCAAGAGGAGTTGAATAActtcaagaggaatgaagtttggacgttggtggaaagaccaaatcAAAACATAATTGGCActaaatgggtcttccgcaacaaacaagatgagaactggatcgtgacaagaaacaaagtgaggttggttgctcaaggcttcacacaaatagaaggtttggattttggtgagacttatgctcccgtagctaggcttgagtcaattcgtatattattaGCATATGCTACttaccatgatttcaagctatatcaaatggatgtgaaaagcgCTTTCTTAAATGAACCAATCtacgaattggtatatgtggagcaaccacccggatttgaagatcctaagtatTTTTCTCATGTCTATAAACTCTATAAGGCATtttatgggctaaagcaagcacCTAAAGCATGATAtaaatgccttagggattttcttgttaaaaagggctttgaaataggcaaagccgattctacactctttactaaaaatattgataatgatttattcgtttgccaaatatatgtcgatgatattatatttggttctactaatcaactcttttgtgaagaatttagtaggatcatgacaaaggGGTTTAAGATGTCAACGATGGGAGTCTTTCttagatttcaaatcaaacaactcaaggaagggactttcatttttcaaaccaaatatatcaaggatatgctcaagaaatttgatatgaagaatgccaaacccatcaagacacccatgcaagcaaatggtcatctcattcttaatgaagatggcaagggcatgaatcaaaaggtatatcgctccatgattggttctttactttaactttatgcatctaggcccgatattatattagtgtgtgcatgtgtgtaagatttcaagctgctccaaaagagtgccttttagtggccgttaagagaattcttcgatatttggttcatacacctttccttggcttatggtatcctaaaagGTCATCCTTCAACCTTATCGGCTATTTGGATTCCGATTATGccagttgcaaagtggataggaagagcatatcagggacttgccaattcttgggtaggtccttgatgtcttggtcatcaaagaaacaaaactacgtagccctatccaccgccgaagccgagtatgttgctgcgggagcttgttgtgctcaacttctatggatgaggcaaaccttgagagattatggctacaatatgaccaacgtcccacttttgtgtgacaatgagagtgccatcaaaatagccaacaatcccgtgcaacactcaagaaccaaacacatagatattagatactatttcttgagagaccactcaaccaaaggggatatcgacattcgccatgtgagaaccgaaaaacaactagccgatatcctcacaaagctactagatgagcaaaggttttgcgagttgagaagtgagttaaatatcctagattctcacaacgtggcttgaactgttgcatataTTTGATTGTTGTAGTTTTATAGCTTTGATAGttagaagtttgcaaaaaatgtattttgtgtgctattttcaaaaatatttgattctttgatcttacgattataatttgctacttgtgatcatagttatgtaatgatgtttgttggctgatcacaagtggcaaaagtgtcttatatgtccaactatcCATCTCCCGAAACTTCCCTTCGAATCTTAGCTCAAACTTCCAATTCTGTCAAAGTTCCAGGTACCGGAATGTCCGGACCAGGCTGGAGTATCCGGCACCTGATACTGTTTCTGAGTATGCTGAGTTCTGTcgagttgacagaacccggaCTCTCCGATCTAGGCTGGAGTGCCAGGATCTGTCAGCTCTGGAGtctccggaccagaccggagtctccgaaccTCCCAGGTTTTTAACCCTCCCCTACCCAAGCAGTTACTCTCTTTCTACCACAAACTCATCCTTTCAACCCCTCTCTCCACAAAGAACTCCCTCCGGCGATTTCTAAGTTTGGCCAAGGATTTTTGGTGTTCCTCATCGATTCACCACCAACCCAAGGTCGGAATCTCCGGACCTTCCTGTAGATCGACTCTCCATGGTTCTTTTACCCTAAAAAGGTAATCTCTTGAAGAATCACTCGATCTCTCAATGCTTTCATCTAGAGTAGATTTCCTTTGGTCAATTTGCTCATTATCCTTCCTAGAACTCATGGCTCTAAGGGATTTGCATTGTCTTGGCTAATCCCTCAAACCCTAAAGTTTTGGCTCAGAGTCGggctacccggagtatccgaggtagaccggatactccagccCTGTCAAATTTTTCTAGCAGCCCTATAATCATCTATGCTAATCCTCGTGTAATCTTCTCTCAATCTCAAAGCCTGTTTCTCTTGTGAATCTGAAGAGCTTTAATATGAGAGGAGATAGATTTGTACAAGGTCATGcttttgaaagaaagaaaaagcaaaagagCGATCATCAAGCTCAAGGTCAAAATGCTCCGCCACAACCAAAGGATAGTGGCAGTGGATATGGAAGTGGTGAGTGTGTCCGCAAGGTTGTGAAGAAGGTCAAGTGACCCCAAGCTACTGGGCGTGGTATTCGGCTTGATGAAGAAATAGTTGATGAAGGGCTACCAAGAGCAAATGTGGGTCAAGGGAGAACCAAGAGTCAAGTCAGAAGAGGAAGGGGAACAGCCTCAGTTACAGCAGGTAGAAGTAGAGGAACCTTGCCaacaagagaagagagaggcaagggCATTGCTATGGGCACCAGTTCGGGCTCTCCTAAGGATGATTTTGAGGAAGAACAAGAGAAGGAGCAAGAAGAAATGTGGTGATAGGCCCTTTGAAGCTTTATAAGCCTATTAAGAAAACCTCATCTTTTGAGACACCAAAGCAAACAGTCAACTATATGAAGAATGCTTCAAAAGTGAATTCTGAGAGACATGTTAACCCATATGAATATGAGAAGAATGTGACAGATTATCGTTTCTGAAATGACTTTCAATCGGACTTTTATGAGACGGTAATTCTTACAAAGAAGAAGCCAATCACTCGTATACAATGGATTGACTGGGACTACATGGCTCAAAAGGATGATCCAATCTTCAATGAGGTGATCGCAACTTGTGAACATAAGAGGGTGAAAAACATTATGGCCCTCAAGTATGATTGGAGTGAAGAGGTGGTGGCTCAGTTTTATGCCACCGTTTTGTATGATCGTGCGGAAAATCCATCCATGTATTGGATGACAGAAGGAGAAAAGTACAAAGTGACCTTTCGAGCTTTTGCTTATCACTTCAAGCTTGATGCTCATGACACTCAGAAGGATCAAATTCATAGTGAGCATCAACTCTCCTTGGAAGAAATGGCCTTTATGTATTTGAATCATGGAAAGGTGCAACTTGGCAAGCTTACGGGGATGAGGCCATTTTACAAGTGTTTGAACTCTTTATTTCACCTTACTTTGGCGCCCAAGAGTGGAGATGCCACTACGGTGCAAAGCATTTCTAAAAGCCTTCTTGTAGCAATGTCAAATGATCATGCACCGTTTAGTGTTGCATATTTTGTTTGGGAAGAAATCATTTTTACATCTAAATCTCCCGTCAAGAGTTGTGGATATGCTCCCTACATCATGTTCTTGATTGAGAGGGTAACCGAGAAAACTTTTGTTAAAGAGATCAAGCATGAGCCTTATCGGATGAGGCCATTGAGCATTAAGGTTCCTTCTCCGTCACCTTCTCCACCTCGTGTTTCCCCGAGTGTTAGGAAGACCACTTCAAGACGTGCTCCCTCACGTGGATCTTCTTTCATCAAAAGTGCTCTCAAGGCTATTTCTAATGTTTATACTCACAATGCGACACAAATAAAAGAGTAAAATGCAAGGTTAAAGAAGATGGAGAAGAGGCAAAATGCTATGTATGCATCTATGGATCTTGAGCCACCTTGTTCCCCAATCGCTTCCGAAGAAGAAGAGAGTGCGCAAGTTGAGtttgagaacccttgggcatggtatgatgaagcccaagctgcTGCAGAGAGCTCACAAGCCCAACACATTGATGATTCAtctgaagaggaagaggtctatggaGTGAGTTCCTCcaatgatgatgacaatgatggcagcgaggacgatgatgatggagatgagATTTATGAGGCAGGCAATGAGTAGCTTTTCATCgtgcttctcttctctttttggtgtttgatgTCAAAGGAGGAGAGATTTCAGTATTTCTATGTCTGCTGCTTCTGCTCCTTACCAGAGTATCCAGGGTaggctggatactccgggtcagccAGTTCTGTCTCCACTAGTTTCAGCATTGTAATCTTTTCGTTTCGTCTCCGTTGAACATTAAGACATATGTAATAATTGTAATGAGCTGTGTGGTGTGCCTTTGGtaactttaaatttgtaagataatttatgttagtgtgatgcatTTTAAGTTTgttatgtaatgtttgtttctctctttcttagatTGAGTGATATATCTTGCCATATGCATCATGGATATTCATGTTCACACAAACTTGCACCCCACAgatcctaggatatagggggagctcttgcaaaaatTTCCttgtaaatatgtgcatttgatttcaaatcaaaatcttaatcgatgcacatatttagggggagctcaccgtaTATTCTAGATgtcaaaatctttaaattcaattatcttttataagctttaatcgtgttgtcatcaatcacaaaaaagggggagattgaaagtgcatctaggccccctaagtgggttttggctaattgatgacaaaaggactaagggactaatgagtttattgaagctatgaacaggttttagttcCATTGCTAAAGTTATATGACGTTGGCgttcctcaaaaagaaaagagaagcggtttgtagtactcaataggatttaatttgattttatctttgatattgagtttaggaaagccgtactatcaagagggatgcaattgataattttgatggtgtctcagtgctcaaagtgacCTTTTAGAACCAAATATTGAGAGtcacattcacccacggacaccggaaaATAGGCCAAAGTGttctgagtccggagtatccgcaccggatactccggtacttagTGTTTTTGTCCAGAGTCTTCGAGTCAGACTCCGCTAGAGAGTCTCGatttcaatttaatttttaaaatgtccggagtctccggtgtataccggatactccggtgcctgatgtttttggccggagtctccgagtgagactccaccagagagtctcggttcaaatttattttaaaaatatcagAGTCTCCAgggttcaccagatactccggtatctgAAGAGGCcagagagtccggcaagtcttCGGGTCTGTTCAGTTCAACAAAACTGTAACtgctagttctgacactgttctgAGCCCCGTTTTGAAATGCTGttcggagtctccagtgttcaccggatactcccgGTAAGGTCAACCAGAAcagcaacgactagtttttgagggatAGCTATAAATATTCCCCCACCTCTTTGCATTGAATGTTTGCTGGTACTGCTGAGCTACTCCTTGACAAAGCCTCCCAAAGCATTCAAGAGCTCCTTCAAACCTCTCTAGTACTTAGATTATTGCAAGAATTGAGAGATAGGGTTTGGAAGAGAGATTTGAGTTGTTGaaccaaaatccaatctttgagcattgagttcgttGTTAAGCGTTcatttgtgatctttttctcttggagcctcgtgctcctagacggcaaggtgttgcccgtagagcacccaagaattatggagtgccacgggaagtttgtaatcacccgttgacttgagtaagaaaacctaacctgatctttgtggtcactaGGAGAgaatagggttgaaagagacctggctctttgtaagctcctcaacggagacgtaggcgcTTCTTAGTGAGATGGCCGAACTTCAGGATAAATCCTTTATctcatttactttcttgcaagtttTACTTATTCTTGTCATTTTAGGGGATTTTCCCAAATCCTATTGCTTGTGAGTATTCTACTGCAGGGTGTTGTTGATAATGTCATTATACATCTATTAGAATATGTGGTAACACTTAGACTCAAGtagacttgcttagattcattttGATTTCGCAATCCTGTATAGGCCGAATAATCCGGataagaccggatactccggacacaAGAGTATCCAAACTTGACTGGAGTATACAGATTCTGTTttaatccgctgctgagtttCAAATTTCAGAAGCGCCTATTCACCTactctctaggcgacatcaaaTACATTCATAAACACACATCCTCTGATCTAACGACTGAGCTGAAGAGTATAGAGAGGGATGAGACATATGTCATCACAGGAAAATATGACCTTTATATGAAAAATCTCTATGAGACATTGATTCAACCACACATCCTCTGATCTATCGACTGAGCTGAAGAGAATAAAGAGAGACGAGACATGTGTCATCATAGAAAAATTGATCTTTTATAAAATCTGATGTTATAGAATTTGTTTCCCTTTTCCAAGCCTTTAAATACCTAGCTGCCCACCCTCCAACCAGCCAGCTACATCGATAACCACAAGCCGCTTCAAGTACTCACCTCCTCCTCGCGAGAGTTTTTCCAACTCCACAAGCGCAGCAACgacaagagaaagagagaagcgAGAGCAAATGGCGGGgaagcagcaacagcagcagggCGTGGTGGTCGCGGAGCCAAGCGTGGCGCGGCGGCTGTGGCGCGTGGTGCGCGCCGTGCTCTACATGCTGCGCCGGGGCCTGCCGTCCGGGCGCAAGCTCACCATggacctccacctcctcctccaccgaggCAAGATGGCCGGCAAGGTCCTCAGAGACCTCCTCGCTTTCCACCACAGCCATCATCgcgccgccttctcctcctcctctgccaaCGCGGGGGGCGGGTCGTGCCGCACTCTGGACCCAAGCCTCGCGGTCCACGAGCCCTCGCGCGGCCGCCGCGAGGTTGAGTTCAGCTGCAGCACCACCCCCTTGGCCACCGGCGGCTCCGGACTCCACCTCCTCGGCGCCGGCAAAAGCCGCCGCcgcaaccaccaccaccgcgacgatgcctcggccgccgccggcACCGGGTACCTGCACTACTACAACTACGACGCAGCCGACGTTGCCAGGGTGTTCGAGATGCTCAACGACACCGACCACCTCTTCACCGACGATGAGCCCCCGATGATGCCGGCCTCCTCCGCGACGCCGTCCCCCGCGCAGCTGCTGTGGGCGTCGTTCGGGCGCAGCCCCGCCGCGGCGACAGCGACGAGCAGGAAGCTGCGCATCACCAACTCGCCGTTCCAGACCGCGGCCAGCAGGGGCGTCGACGACGCACAGGTGGACCGGCGGGCCGACGAGTTCATCAGGCGCTTCTACGAGCAGCTCCGCGCGCAGAAGAGCGCTGCCTCCACGCCGAACTACTACGGCTACGCCCCCAGCCCGTACGCCAGCGGGCGCACGCCGCGGTCCCTCGCCGCTGGCATCGCTTAACTGCTAGAACTCGAATCAACCAGTGCATGCTCACCGCGCGCGGCCGCCGTCTGGCCGGCCGATGAGCAAAAGTCCTTTCTTTAGCCATGCTGCATGAGCCTCGTGTTCCCCCTACCCCTGCTTGTACACCACTGCATGTTCTCTTCACGTGTTGCACGTAATTAGCTTGCTCTTCTTTCCATGTTGACACATGTTGTGATTTTGCCGTGCTTGCTCTTATATTATTATCATCTCCCACAATCCTGCATGCTACTCTGCTTAATTACTTGATTATTAGATGACTAAAAAACTTAATTATAGAAGTAAGATTAACAGTCCGATGTTGCAAGCGCGGGCATGGGATGATGTGGAGGACTAAGGGCCTACTTAGTAGGACTATTAACTTCTAGCTCCATCCACATCACATCTTTAGTTTATAGAtaaagataaaataatttaaatttatatttttaaattaaaataaaaataaaatagtttattCAAATACTTTCAGTATTACACTGCAGCTCTATAAATTTCTGGAGTTAAAAATATCCGAATAAGTCTTAAATTGACAAAGGAGAAGGAAAGCAAAGACGTAGTTGGTGTTAGTACGTTGGTTGGGGCTGGGTCGGCTGGTACAACAATATTCGCAGCCGAATCGATCGGTCCTTCTTTATGGTTGCAGCGACCTATGTTGACCAAGTACAAGGACGACGGCTACGAACCGATGATTTTGGTAGGTTTGAGTTTCGTTTCTGTCAAAAGGTGTCACCCTCTCATATGTGACTCTGGTTAGTTCAGGAAGAAAAAGACAACAAATTTCAGATGTGTGGCGAGAACCCACTGAAAATTACTATATCCAGGCTACAAACAAGAATTATAATCAAACTGTAATCTGAGAAGCCATAGAACAATTGAAGGAGGCCAAGCAAATGCTGTTCAGAACATGCACATTCGGTTCACATTAGCAGCAGGTATACATTTACACAGAATGACAGAGGGCATGCAGATCTACTGTTGTCTTGTATAATTAATAAAAAGTTCCTCTACAAAGGAAAACAGAAACAGATCGTGGGGAGGGGCGCTTGGTGTGCCTCAGCTTGCCGCAGATCGACAACCCGGAGTGTGGCCGGGGTAGGGGAGCTCAGCGGGTGCTCGGCGGCCTGTGTGACAGAGCTCAGTGGGTGCTCGACTACCTGCATGCGGGAGCTCTGCGACAGAGTGGAGGGCGTCGGGGCGGGAGCTCGGTGGCAGAGTGGAGGGTGTCAGGAAGTCGCAACGGGCCGTAGGATCTCGGGGAAATTCGCTGACATGGGAGAATGACGGCGCGGCCACGGGTAGGCGACGGCCGGGGCATAACCCTAGTCACCCATGGGGGCGGGTAGGAGTGGGGAAGGGGAGCGGTGGGTGGAACGGCATGGTTTATggagaaattaaaaagagaaatgAGTATATAGGAGATGACAATTGTGATTAATAAATGTGAATTTTAGGGGCACAACCCTATTTCCATTCCGCACAAGAAGAAAAGCAAGCCTCAGTTTGCTACTTGCTTCTAGTGCAACGGTGGCTTTTAGCTTCTGGAAGCTggtttgaaaaacttaatgCTTATTTAAGCTTCTGGCTTCTAAGGATTAGAAACTAGGCAGAAGGCCAAACAACATGCCTTTAATTGAGACTCCACTCCGAGTTTAAGTCATGTAAACAAGCATCATTTGGTCTCCTCAATTGGATTTAGTCATGGAACCATTAATTAGAGTAAAGAGGAGGTGAGAGCTCGGGTCCATGTCGTTGATGCCGGCCCGGCGCGACGCCGGTTCAAACGAGCAGCAGAGACCGATGGACACCGATAGCCCACGAGGAGAGGACCACGGTTAAGCTTAATTCGATGACGTGACCCAAGCCGTTCACTGGCGCGCTCCCTCACGCAGGCCAGGCGAGGCGAGTGTTGCCGTTGCCGGCCGATCATCGAGCAGGCGAGGCGAGAGCTCGGTGTCGATCCACCGAGACGGCCGAGTCCAATTCCGCCTGCTGCGGGCGCTGGAGGCGGGaccagctctctctctctctctctctctgaactgaTAGTTGCAGCAGAGGACGTCGATGCCGGTCGGTCCCTGACGTGGGTTACTCTTGACCTGACCGCCCAATAATGCTACTACTTGCGTTGCTGTGCTCAGTACGTGCTACCTACTGTACAAGCGAGCTGGGTCGTCAGTACAAGCTCTGACTTGCTACTACGTATAGCTAGTAGTAGAGCTGGGCACTGGAGTCCGTGTTTCACCTTTCCCGGGCATGCCATGCATGCTACTCTGCTCTATCTGGAGTAGATGCGCAGCAAGTACATGATGCTCCATCAATAATGGAATGGCAACTTGAGATCTTTTGGTCTTTGCTGGGGGTTCCATTCAACTTGAGTGGAGAGGAGATACTTGTCGTGTTCGATCGAGTACATGAGAGAGTGTAGCTAGAGGCAGGGGCGGGCAAAAAGAGTTATTGGTGTGCATATgtatatctaatttttttttaaaaaaatattatgtatcaTATTGGCTCAACTCAATAACTCCCAGCTCTATTAGCCTAGCTTGAcaactcctagctctattagACCAACACGCTGCCTGGTCCAACTCCGAGTGTATTCCCCAAGTCCTAACAGGCAGGCACCGGCCGATCCAATTGATTGATTGAACTGTGGCCGGCCAACACACAACCATGCCTCGAGATGGAGATTGGCGGTGCGGGCCGTGGCAACGCGAGCGCAGCGAGGGGCGTGGGCGCGACGGTGGGCTGCGTGGACCTCAGCGCTAAAGGGATCGGTGATATTTTAAAAGGAGaatgaattaggatatttagaacTGTTTCggttttaaaataatataagataaatctatatcaatttctatctaaatgtactctagatttatctagtgtgtctactctaccgatcaaaatatttgcaacatatttaagatggtaaattataataatttaaatacggaaatataaataaggtagagagcaaactcggcacatagatttttttcccgtgatatcgatggcatgaatgtcacccctactccacgttggagctctaccaaggatatgctcttcggtcggcacctggtcacagctcttgagtcaccaagtcacaaagacaagacctccacccagataagccatcaagccaccaaagtaaggtctcaccactagcctctcttccggttccttattaccgtgatcacttcggagcttgagccaccaaggcaagggtctccgcgtccccataCAATCGctttgccgccactccacacaaaatcggagggtcaacaagctcgctgacgagtcaccaagactcc
Coding sequences:
- the LOC133917423 gene encoding uncharacterized protein LOC133917423; protein product: MAGKQQQQQGVVVAEPSVARRLWRVVRAVLYMLRRGLPSGRKLTMDLHLLLHRGKMAGKVLRDLLAFHHSHHRAAFSSSSANAGGGSCRTLDPSLAVHEPSRGRREVEFSCSTTPLATGGSGLHLLGAGKSRRRNHHHRDDASAAAGTGYLHYYNYDAADVARVFEMLNDTDHLFTDDEPPMMPASSATPSPAQLLWASFGRSPAAATATSRKLRITNSPFQTAASRGVDDAQVDRRADEFIRRFYEQLRAQKSAASTPNYYGYAPSPYASGRTPRSLAAGIA